The following DNA comes from Rhizobium sp. BT04.
GGGCCGTCGACGTCCTATCTCAATGTCTATATCGTCATCGACACCTCGCCGTCGATGCTCCTGGCGGCAACGACGGCGGGCCAGTCGGCCATGTATTCCGGCATCAAATGCCAGTTCGCCTGCCACACCGGCGATTCGCACACCATCGGCAACAAGACGTACGCCAACAACTATGACTACAGCTCGGAAAAGAAGATCAAGCTGCGCGCCGATGTCGCCGGTGACGCCGTTAGAGACGTGCTCAGCCTGATCGACACATCCGACCAGAATCACGACCGGATCAAGGTCGGACTGTATAGCCTGGGCGATACGCTCACGGAGGTTCTCGCCCCGACGCTGAGCACGAGCACGGCGCGCGCACGCCTTTTGGACTCAAGCTACGGCCTCACCAGCGCGACCTCGAAGGCTGCCACCTATTTCGACGTTTCGCTCGCCGCGCTCAAGCAGAAAGTCGGCGCCGGGGGGGATGGAACCTCCTCGGGCTCGCCGCTCAAGCTGGTTCTTCTGTTGACGGATGGCGTCCAATCAAAACGCGAATGGGTGACCGACAGCGTCGTATGGAGTAATGGCAAGGCGATCTCCGGCGCATACTGGAATAAAGTCGCGCCGCTCAACCCCGATTGGTGCGGCTATCTGAAAAATCAATCCAATACGATGGCAGTGCTTTACACCGAATATCTGCCGATCACCTCGGACTGGGGTTACAACGCAACCGTCGGCTCGACCATGGCGAGCGCCAACTGGAAGAACACCTATGGCGGCACCATGCAAAGCGGTGTATCGACCAGCATCACGCGGCGGGATTATATCCCCTATGCGCTTGCCGATTGCGCATCGTCGAAGAGCCTGTTCATATCGGCATCCTCATCGACCGAAATCACGGCAGGCCTGTCGGCGCTCTTCACCCAATATCTCTCTGCCGTACGGCTGACCCAATGAGGCGGAGAAAACCATTCACGCCGCTGCGCCGCCTGATCGGCGATCATAAGGGGGCTGCCGCGATCGAATTTGCGATCCTGGCCCTGCCGCTCTTCATCATGCTGTTCGGCATTATCGAAGTGTCGCTGATGTTTTTCGTCAACTCCGCGCTGGACGCTTCGGTTCACAAGATTTCCCGGATGATCCGCACCGGCGAGGCGGCGTCCTCCAAGATCACGCTGGGCGGCTTCAAGGCCAAGATATGCGAGGACATGCTTCTGTCCTTCGACTGCTCCAGCGGTCTTGTCGTCAAGGTGAACGTGCTTTCCGACATGTCCACCGCTGCCAGCACCGATCCCATCGACAGCAGCGGCAAACTTGCCGTTACCGAGACGTATGATATCGGT
Coding sequences within:
- a CDS encoding TadE/TadG family type IV pilus assembly protein, with amino-acid sequence MKSVHSYSFGRAFEALRGLRRNKAGNVGIVVALSLVPMLVAVGASFDYIRSYNVRQRMQSDLDAALIAAVKQINNTADTDALKLKVSDWFHAQVENSYTLGEINIDTTNHNITATARGTVPTTFMKIANIDTVPVSVASAVKGPSTSYLNVYIVIDTSPSMLLAATTAGQSAMYSGIKCQFACHTGDSHTIGNKTYANNYDYSSEKKIKLRADVAGDAVRDVLSLIDTSDQNHDRIKVGLYSLGDTLTEVLAPTLSTSTARARLLDSSYGLTSATSKAATYFDVSLAALKQKVGAGGDGTSSGSPLKLVLLLTDGVQSKREWVTDSVVWSNGKAISGAYWNKVAPLNPDWCGYLKNQSNTMAVLYTEYLPITSDWGYNATVGSTMASANWKNTYGGTMQSGVSTSITRRDYIPYALADCASSKSLFISASSSTEITAGLSALFTQYLSAVRLTQ
- a CDS encoding TadE/TadG family type IV pilus assembly protein, translated to MRRRKPFTPLRRLIGDHKGAAAIEFAILALPLFIMLFGIIEVSLMFFVNSALDASVHKISRMIRTGEAASSKITLGGFKAKICEDMLLSFDCSSGLVVKVNVLSDMSTAASTDPIDSSGKLAVTETYDIGKGSDYILVQAFLPWTAVVNFFSLSSAKLSDGSYLLGSSALFRNEPF